Genomic window (Polaromonas sp. JS666):
GCCAAGCGCCAGAACGTCGACGGCATCGTGCACGAGATCCTGCTCGACCGCGCCCAGCAGGCCGGCAAGCTGGCCATGCTGCCCAAGCAGACGGTCGAGCACACCAGCACCGGCCTGCAGGGTGCCGCCAACGCCCTGGCCGAGATCACCCGCGAGCCAGGCACCAGCGCCGAGCTGCTGCGCCTGGAGGGCGTCTCCAGCGCCTGGCAGCGCCTGCAGGCCGAGCAGGCCATCAACGACATCCCCGAGGGCAATGACAACGAGCTGGCCCGCCGCCGCGCCGAGGTGCAGCCGGTGTTCAACACCCCGCACGAGCGCGCCCAGTGGATTGAAAAGCGCAGCCGCGTGCGCGCCCTCACAGACGAAGAACGCGACTACATGGCGCGCTTCAAGAAAGACAACCTGGCGAGCTATCGCCGGATTGTGGAGCTGGTGGACGACATGACCAACGACATGTCATCCGCCCAAAAAGAAACCCCGGACGCATCCGCATCCGGGGCCAGTTAACCGCTGTGAGCCCAAGGCCTGAGAAACCAGACCACAGCAGAACCGAAAAAGAAAGAAAGATTGTATGCGTCAAAAACTAGCCGGTGTCAAGAACGTAGCCGCCCTTCAAGCGGCCTTTGAAACCCTTTCAAACCGCGATGCAGGCATCCCCGGCATGGGCCTGGTGCACGGCTTTACCGGCGCGGGCAAGACCACGGCCATCAGCTGGCTCGTCAACCGCACCAACGGCGTGTATGCCCGCGCCTACGGCACCTGGACGCCCAACAGCATGCTCGGCAGCATCATGCACGAGCTGGGCGCAGCTCCCCTGCAGCGCAGCGCCCAGATGCTCAAGTACATCACCGGCGACCTGGAGCGCACCAACCGCCCGCTCTTCATCGACGAGGCCAACTACTTTGCCGGCGACACCGCCATGCTCGACACGCTGCGCGACATCCACGACGTCAGCAACGTGCCGGTCATCCTCATCGGCCACGAAGGCACCGAGCGCAAGCTGATCCACCGCGCCCAGCTGGCCCGCCGCATCAGCGAGTGGGTCGAGTTCAAGCCGCTCGACGCTGAAGACGCCCGCATCCTGGCCGACACGGTGGCCGAGGTCGCCATTGCAGACGACCTGCTGGCCGAGCTGCACGCCCACGCCAAGGGCAGCATGGGCCTCATGACGGTGGGCCTGGCCCGCGTCGAGGCAATGGCCAAGGCCAACGGCTGGAAGCGCGTGGACGCCGACCAGTGGGCCGGCCGCGCCTTCTTCCTGGGCAACGCGCCCAAGTCCACGAACGGCAGGGGCTAAGCAAATGGGTCGAACCATAGGCGCTCGCTGCAAGGCCCCCAAGGCCGACAACCTGGCACGCAAGCAGGCGTGGCAAGCCATGCGCATCATGCGCAGGTTTACCCGCGCCGACATCCTCACCACGGCCGCCATCAACCAGAGCAACCTCGACAAGTATTTGCGCGCTCTGATCAACACGGGCTTTGTGGTCGTGCAGCAAGAGCGCGTGAGCGGCCGACCCGGCAGCCGCGACGTGCTGCGCATTGCCCGAGACAACGGCCCCAAGCCGCCCGTGGCGCACACCGATGGCTCCATGCTCGACCCCAACACGGGCCAGACCTGGCATTACGAGGAGGCAGAGGCCAAGCGGCCCTTCGTGGGCATGCCAGCCGCAGATGCAGCAGATGCCGCAGAAGGCCAGCCATGACCGACCCCATCAAGACCGAACGCTGGCTTGACGCGCTGCGCACCGAGGTCGAGCGCACCAGCCAGGCCCGCGTGGCCGAGCGCCTGCGCATCAGCGAGGCCACCGTCAGCCAGGTGCTCAGCGGCAACTACAAGGCCAACACCCAGCGCATCGAGCGCCGCGTGCTCGGCGAGCTGCTTGGCCGCCAGGTCGAGTGCCGGGTGCTGTACGACATCAGCCTGCGCGTGTGCCAGGACGTGCAGGAGCGCCCGCGCGGCGCAGGCAGCAACCCCATGCACCAGCAGTGCTACAGCGCCTGCAGGGGCACCGGCAAGTGGGAAGAAAAAGGGCCATGCCCTCATTTCTGCGCGGCCACCAACCCGGCCAACGTTATCGCCAAGGAGCCAACGCCATGATGACGATCAACCGCCTGCGCCTGCGCGCACGCACCGCCCTGCACACCTGGCAGGCCAAGCGCCTCATTGCCCGCATCAACAGCCGCCAGGCGGCTGCGCGCGCCAATCCCGGCCTCAACCCCAGCGCCGGCTACGACGAGCTGACCTCCGTGCCGTTTCTGGCCACGATAGCCCTGGCCATGCTCGCCCTCTGGACTGACGTGGGCGACTACTGGCCCGAAGTCACCGCGCAGGCCGTGGCCTGGGCCAAGGCCATCAGCGCCCTGGTGGTGGGGGCCTGACATGCGCGGCCGCAACTCCGCCTTGCGCGATGCCATACGTGATCTGCTCAAGCAGCACGCGCGTGACGGCATCCTCATGACTGACGTTGCCCAGCGCATTGAGGTCGTTGACCGCAAGCGCATCAGCAAGGTCCTGCATAACCTTCGCACCATTGGCGAGGCGTTTTGCGTCAATCAGCAAGGCAGGCTGTCGGGCCTCTGGTTCCCGCATAGCGGCGAGCGTGTAAGAAAACGCCAGGCTAACAACGTCGAATTCAAACGCATTCAGCGTGCCCGCCTCGAAGACCAGATCAATCCTCTCGTCCTCTACGGCCAGAGCCTCGCTGGCGGCCGCTGCGCCTCGGTCTGGGACTACGCCAGAGCATTCCAGGAGCAACGCGTATGAACGAGCAATACAGCCTGCCGCTGTCGACAACCAAGGCCCTGCACCTGGTCAACACCTCATCCGTGTTGATGGCGCTGGCCAGCCACATCGGGGCAGACAAGGGCATACACGCCCGCGACCTGGCGCGGCAGATCGTCGGCCTGGAGGGCGGCATGGCCGCCGAGCGCCGGCTGCGCCACGTCATCACCGAGCTGCGCCTGGAGGGCCACCACATCTGCGGCACGCCCGAGGCCGGCTATTACCTCGCCGCCGACGCCGACGAGCTGAACCACACCTGCGACTTCCTGTACGACCGCGCAATGGCCAGCTTGAAGCAAATCTCCAGCATGAAGCGCGTCGCGCTGCCCGACCTGCGCGGGCAGCTGCACCTCCCCACTTAACCACCACCAAACCACCATCAAACCGAGACCCACCCATGACCACCCTTGAAGCAACCGTCAACCTGGCCGACATCGAGCGCGCCGCCAAGCCCTACGCCGAATCCCGCGAGGGGCTTGGCATGTGCCTGACCAACCTCAACGAAGAGATCGCCGAGGTCAAGAAGCGCCACATGCCCTACATCAAGCGCGCCCTCAACCGCACCGCCGAGAAGCACTCCCAGCTGCAGGCACTGGTGCAGGCCGCGCCCGAGCTGTTCGTCAAACCCCGCACCGTCATCTTCCACGGCATCAAGGTCGGCTACCAGAAGGGCAAGGGCGGCATCGGCTTTGACAGCGCCGAGCGCGTGGTCGAGCTGATTCAGAAGTACCTGGCCGACCAGGCCGACGTGCTGATCAAAACCACCAAAAAGCCCGTCAAGAAGGCGCTGGCCCAGCTGGAAGTGGCCCAGCTCAAAAAGATCGGCTGCACCGTGCTGGCAACCGGCGACGCCGTGTTCATCGGCGCGGTGGACAGCGAGGTCGACAAGATGGTTGACGCCCTGCTGGGCAACGCCGTGCAGGAAGCTGAAGAACAAGAGGACTGAACAACGCCGCAACGCGCGCCGGCCGATATTGGGCGCGAAACCCGCAAGGGAGTCAGGCCGGTGGGACAAGAGGTAAGTGTCCCGGATAGCCGCAAGGCCGAACAACCACCCCAGGCAGCGATAGGCGTCACCTTTCCGCTCATGCGCTGCCCGACTGACCCCCGTAAGGGGTCACTTTTACCGCCCGGTTGCTTCACCTGCAAACGGGCTTTAACCCAGGAGTAAATCCATGACCGATGCGCAAAGACCCGCCGAGGCTTCGATGAAAAAGACCATCAAGGTCACCATTGAAAAGGTGATCGAGATCGAGCTGACCCCTGCAATGTTCGGCGGCATGACCGAGGCCGAGTACATCGCCCAGTTCAAGCAAGGGCTCTGGCACATCGACGGGCTGGATGACATCTACACCTACGCGGCCCGCATGGCTGCTCACCACGGTGGCGGCATCGCGCACGACGGCCTCGGGCTGCTCTCGGCGCATTACAGCACCCACCCACGCGTGCCCGATGTGAAGTTCCGCATCGTTGACGAGTTCACCGAGGAGGAAATCCAATGAAATCCGATCAAGTCATTGCGCTGGAGATCGCCACGCTGGCCGAGCTGGCCAAGCTCGTGCCCGAAACCATCTACGGCGTGCCGGACAACAGCCGCAACGTGATCGCCGCCCAGATCGACGTGCTGGCGCACCGGCTGACCAGTGACCAGGTGCATGACGGCTACATGGCCACGGCTCCTGACGATATGTTTCTGGCTCTGCTGCACGCCAGTGATTGGGCGCACGACCTGCTGTCGCCCGAATATGACTTCCCGCCCAGCATGGAATGGCGCGACGTGGTCAAGTACGCGGACGGTGCCGAGCTGGTGGACGATCGCGCCAAGGCCGCGCTGCACGCCGCACTGGAGAGCTATGCCCTGGAGCGCAGCAACGAACTGAGCGCGGACATCCGCCACTCGCTGGCCAACTACGACGCAGACGAGCCGCTTATGAATGACCCTGAGCTGATCGCCGCGTCCAGGGCGGCCGTCAAGCGCCTGGTGGATGACCGCGCCCGTGCAGGCCTTGCGCTGGAAGGCGGTGCGAAATGAGCACGATCCCAGCCCACAACAGTCACGACCGGCGCATCCAGATCAACCAGGTGGGCAGTTGGTCCACCATGTTTCGCTACTCAACCGAGCGCGGCCAAACCGAGCAGGTCATCCTGGAAGCCGCCGAAGAGCTGGCCTCCTGGGACGCCAACGCCGCCCCGATGCGCGTCCTCAATCGCCTCGGCGCGATTGTCGCCACCTGGACGGCGAAAGATGGCTGGACGCGCTGCGACCAGGTGACGTCATGAGCACCAAACCAGTCACCCTCCAGGTGAACAACAGCGGCGCGTGGAAGAGCGTGATCCGCTTTGACGCGAACGACGACATGAAGTCGACCCAGGTGCTCGATGCGGCCGACACGCTGGGCCGCGTTGACGGACGGTCCAAGTTTCGCGTCGTCATGGACAACGGCCTGCAGGCCGTGCTGATGCATTGGTCAGCCAAAGACGGCTGGAAGCCCTGGAGAAAACCATGACGCACCAGCTTTTCATCGAGATATTCGCCACCGCCTGCGGCCTGCTCGGCAGTCTGGTGCTGTCACTCAAAGGCACCCGCGCCGCTTGGGGCTGGTTGCTGTTCGCCATGAGCAATGTCGGCTGGCTCGGTTTCAGCTTTGAAAACGGCCACTGGTTCATGTTCATCCAGCAAATCGGGTTTTCCATCACCAGCGCGCTGGGGATGTGGAACTGGTTGATCGTGCCCGCCATTGAGCGGCGTTATGAACGCATCGTCAAAGATGCAGTGGGAGGCCTATGAGAACCAACGTTCACGCTCGCGCAAAACCCCGCCGTGGCGGGGTCAGCGAAAACATCCGGCTCAGCCTGGACTTGCCCTTCATGCCGATCCTGGGCATGGGGTTGATGCTGCCCGCCTTCGGCGGCTTCCAGGAGATCAGCTCGATCTTTTGGGACTACCGGAATCCCGGTGTTCTGGAGATTTATTTTGAGGAAGAGGCGATGTTCGAAAGCGACATGCCAACGCTCAGCGCCGCCAAGGCAGCTGGGTGGGAGGTCGACCGTGACCACTAATACCAAGCAGGCCGCGAGCAGGGCGGAGCCGATAGCGATGCCTGTCACCACCTTATCCGCCGCCCCGGCAGCACCGACCGAGCCGCCACGTCAGGCGACGATCACGCAAGCAGGCTTGCTCGATCTCGACTCGTGCATGCGGATGATGGAGTCCCACGGCGACGGGAAGATCGCAACCTCTGAAGTACGCGCCATCATGGAGCGCTCTGTGAAGTGGTCAGCTACCCCCGCCGAGCACGCGATAAATGAGGAATTGATTGACAAGATCGCGCAGGTCTGTAACGAAGCGCGTTGTCTTAGTTCGCGCGTTATCGGAAATTTGGAATTAGCACGACGCATCGCCCACGCAATCGCCGAGCAGGCAGCACCGAAGGCCGAGCCGGTGGCGCTGACCCTTTCATCTCGAATCGCTGAACTGATTGAACGGCATGGATCATTACGCGCAGCGGCGCGAGTGTTGGAGTGCGATCCGGGCTACTTGTCACGGCTTCAGTCCGGAGAGAAAAACGATCCGGGAGACCCTCTGCTACGCCGCATGGGTCTGCGGCAGATCGTCACTTATGCGCGTTCCGTTATCGATGCGCAGGGGAACGAGGTGCCCGCATGATTCACACATGCCACGCCAACCAATGCACCTGGGCGACTGATCGCAAGCTGTTCATGTGCCTGAAGCACTGGACCAAGGTGCCGTCAACGATGCAGGCCGCAATTTGGGCGGCATACCGTGCCCGCCCCACAGCATCAGCGCGCGCGCGCAGCCTTGACTACATGACGGCCTGCGCCGATGCGGTTGAGCATGTCGCCCGGCTTGAAGGCAAGCCCGAGGCCAATAACTACCGCCGCGTGGTCGCGCTCCTACAGCACCAGGCTGCGGCGCAGCTGCCGCAGATGACGGCCAACATCAGGGCGATGGTCGAGAACGCGCCACGGGCCGCAGGAGCCGCCTGATGCCGTTCTATCGCATTCACGGTATGGCCATCCACATCAAAGGCAGCAAGAAGCTGCCGAAGCCCTGCATTGCCCAGATCGGCATCAGCTCGCTCCATGCCGAGGCCACCTACTGCATGGATATGAGCGCTTATCTGTGCGACGGCCCTGGCGCGGCCGGCCGCACCTGCGACAAGCCGCTGTGCGAGGCCCACGCCACGCAGATCGGCAAGAACAAGCACCTTTGCCCGGACTGCAGGGCCAAGCATGCCCCGCGCGGGCAGGGCAGTCTTTTTACTTCACTGGTTAAATCATGAGCACAGAAAACGAAGCCAAACGCGCCAAGGTAGCGCTCATTCTTGCAAAGAAGCTCGATGCTGCTGCCGACGCGATGGATATGTTTGTATATGCCGGCATTGACTGCGGTCAACCCTATCCCGAGGCTGACGATCAGCGGCGGACTCTCGCAGCCGCCATGCGTGAGTATTCCGGCTACCTTGAGTCGGTGTTCCCAAAATGAGCAACCTCGTCCCCAACCACCGCAACCGCGAGCTGGCGATTATTCACATTGCCAAGCAGCAGCTGAACATGGACGATGAGAGCTACCGCGCCATGCTCTGGGCCTGCGGTCGCGTCAAGTCATCCAAAGACCTGGACTACCCCGGCCGGGTGCGGGTGATTGACCACCTGAAGAAATGCGGTTTTCAAGTCGATCAAACCAAGGGCAAGGCCGCACACCCCGGCCGCCCGCACAACATGAATAGCGAAGCGCGCGGCCCGCAGCTCAGCAAGGTCGAGGCGCTTCTGACCGACGCCGGCCGCGAGTGGGCCTATGCCGACGGCATGGCCAGGCGCATGTTCAAGGTCGAGCGCGTGGCGCTGTGCCACGAGGGCCAGCTGCAAAAGATCATCGCCGCGCTCACCTACGACCAGAAGCGTCGGGCCAAGCTGGCTGCTGGAGCTGCAGCATGACCGCCGACGACTGGAAGAAGGTGGAAGCCGCGTTGCAAAGCCCCTATGGCCGGGCAAAGCTGGAGGTGGACGGCTACGCCCTCGATCTGGTAGTGCAGCAGACCAAGCCCCTCAAGTTTGAGATTGGGTTTTTCGTTGACGGCTGGTTTAAAGGGGCCTGGCTGATGGCCGATTCTGAAGAGAGGCGGCGTTTTTGCTGCCCGAAACAACTTTCCCTCTACAGCCCTGCCAAAAAGGCAAAGCTGCTCAAGGGTTTGACCAAGCGCGCCATCGCCGAGTACTTCCCCAGCATTGACAAGAAGCACACCTACTACTCGTCGCACTGGTCGAGATTCGCGCCCCTCAAGCGCCACCTCATCGCCAACAACAAGAGCATCGAGCTGAAGGAGTGCAGTCCATGCAATTGAACTGCCCCTGCTGCCACGCCCGCTATCCTTTTGAGGCGGCGCTGCAAGACGATGCCGCCCGCGAGGTCAATGGCCTGCTGGTGGTCATGCAGCCGCAGCTCATGCGGCCGCTGATCTCCTACATCGGCCTGTTCCGCTCGGCCGGCCGCCAGCTGGCCTGGGAGCGGGCGCTGCGCCTGATGCAGGAAACCCTCAACCTGGCGCCGTTCAACCCGGCCGCCCTGGAGTCGGCCCTGGTGGACACCATCGCCGCAATGGACGAGAAGCGCGGCCAGGGCGGCTTCAAGCCGCTGGCCAACCACAACTACCTCAAGCGGGTGATTGAAAGCACCACGGCCCGCCAGGAGGCCGCTTCAAGCCTGGTTCAAACCCCGCTTGATGGCGCGCCGCCCGCCCGTGTGCCCAAAAGCAAGAGCGGCCAGGCGGTGGTGGCGCTGGAGGGCATGAAGCGATGACGCAGCAGCTGGCCCCGGCCTGGTTCCACAACGCCGTGGTGGAGGGCGTGCAGCGCCTGCACGTGCTGAGCCTGCCCGGCACCCCAGCCGCTGAAACCGTGACGCTGACCGCCCAGGTCTGGATTGACACGCTGTGGCACATGCCCCGGTTTTGGGACGAGGCCCGCGATCTGCCGCGCCTGCAGGAGGCCTTTCGCACCACGGCCCAGCGCGCCGAGCGCTGGCCAGCGCCCCGCAACGTGATGGACAACCTGCCCCGTGCCCCCGACGTGCCGCAACTGCCCGCCCCCAAGGGCGACCGCGAGAAGATCAGGGCCTACCAGGCGCAGGCGCGAGAACTTTTAACCAAATGGAAAGCCAAGCCATGAGCCAGAGCCAGATACAAGACGACGACCAATACCCGGAGCTGCTCAGCGACATTGCCCAGCAGGTGAAGGTGCGGCTGTCCACCCTGGTCAACGAAAAGCAGGCGCTGGACGTTGAAAGGGCCAAGCAGATAGGCTGGGAAGTGGCAGAGCACGTGCGCGCGCACTTTGCCGGGGAGTTGATCTATATTCCAAAAGGCCGACAATTCGAGGCCAGCCAGCTGCACCAGGCCATTTGGGACAAGTTCAACGGCCACAACATTCCCGAGCTGGTGGGCGAGTTCAAGATGGCCGAGCAGTCGATTTACCGGGTTATAAAATTCATGCGGGCACGCAACGTGCGCCGGAATCAACTTTCACTTATTGAGGATTGATCATGCTTAAAAAGGCAGCTGCAGATTTCTGGAACAGGCTCGACACCAAGGGGCGCGACCTGGTCAAGGGCATAGCCGGCGTGCTGGTGCTGGCGGCCGTGCTGACGCTGGTGGTCAATGTCTTCACCGACAAGCCCAAGGCCGATCCGCTGCTCGACCAGTACGGGCAGGCTATGCGCGACGCTGGCGCGCAGATCAAAAAAGACAGCTCGGGGCGCTGATGGACCTCTTAGCCACACGCAAGGCCTGCCTGAGACTTGCAGAACTCACGGGTGATGCTTTCGCCGAATTGAGCTTTAAAAACGACATTACCGGCTTGTCGATGCGAGCCAGGTGGACGGCAGCAGATGGAAAGCAGCACACGGCGCGAGAGACGTTCACCAATCTTGAACTGGAGAACACGGCCAATCCACCCATCATGTTCATTGCAGCATTGTTGGCCCGAGTAGATCGTCAGGTGCAATCTTCCAAGGCTGCGCCGTAGTCTCTTTTGATGCTCTGGCGCGGGCATCGCTCCCGCGTCTCTTTCTAACGCAAGTTAATACCGCATTCGGCGGGCCATCGGCAATATCGCCGCATGGCGCGTTCAATCAATCTCCTCGTTATTCACTGCGCGGCAACGCCGAGCGGTAAACCCCTCCAGCAAGGCAAGCCGGGCCAGCCCGGTTACCTCAATGCCCCCCAGGTCATCAACGCCTGGCACGCGGCACGCGGCTTCAAGCGCGACCCGGCTGCATGCCGGGCTTTCAATTCCCACCTGCCGAGCATCGGCTACCACTACGTCATCGACCTGACCGGCGAGGTCTGGACAGGCCGCGCCCACAGCGAGGTCGGCGCGCACGCGCTGAACTACAACGCCAACAGCCTGGGCATCTGCCTGGTCGGCGGAGCAGAGCGCGAAGGCCGCTACACGCCCAAGCAGTGGGAGTCGCTGCAGAAGGTGGTGTCCATGCTCTGCAACCAGTACGTGCTGCCCACCCGCCCGCCACAGCGCAACTGGCTGGGCGGCGCGAACTGGGCCATACACGGCGGCGTTTGCGGGCACCGCGACCTCAGCCCCGACAAAGACGGCAACGGCCTGGTGGAGGCCTTTGAGTGGCTCAAAACCTGCCCCGGCTTCAACGTGAGCGACTGGCTCAGCACGGCCATGACGCCTGATCCCAAGAACGTTTTCAAGGAGACCGTATGAGATCACTTGGCCTTGCCGTTGCCGCAATGGCAGCAATTGCCGGCGCGGGCTTAGGTAGCCACGTGGTACTGGCCGGCGATGCACCTGGGCTTTCGCAGTCCACCCAGCGCGCTATCAACAAGAGCACGCAGAACCCCGACAAGCAGGCCGCCAACAAGATGCGCGCCATGCTGGGCGGCGGCGTGGGCTCATGGAGCAGCCGGCAGCGCCGCGCCGGCTATGGCTGGACAAACCGGCACGCGCAGCGGGTGGCGCTGAAGAAGCGCAACGTCAAGCGGCACCGTGCCGCCAGCAAATAGGACGCCACCATGCCACTACTCCCCATTGTTTTAAGCCTGGCGCAGTTCGCGCCATCCATCCTGCGCTTCTTTGGCGCAGGCGAGGCATCTGCCGCCGTCGCCGACAAGGTGGCCAGCGTTGCGCAGTCGGTCACCGGGGCCAGCACGCCGCAGGAGGCGCTCGACGCCATCAAGGCCAACGCGCAGCTGCAAGCCGACTT
Coding sequences:
- a CDS encoding Mor transcription activator family protein encodes the protein MSQSQIQDDDQYPELLSDIAQQVKVRLSTLVNEKQALDVERAKQIGWEVAEHVRAHFAGELIYIPKGRQFEASQLHQAIWDKFNGHNIPELVGEFKMAEQSIYRVIKFMRARNVRRNQLSLIED
- a CDS encoding helix-turn-helix domain-containing protein, whose protein sequence is MTDPIKTERWLDALRTEVERTSQARVAERLRISEATVSQVLSGNYKANTQRIERRVLGELLGRQVECRVLYDISLRVCQDVQERPRGAGSNPMHQQCYSACRGTGKWEEKGPCPHFCAATNPANVIAKEPTP
- a CDS encoding AAA family ATPase codes for the protein MRQKLAGVKNVAALQAAFETLSNRDAGIPGMGLVHGFTGAGKTTAISWLVNRTNGVYARAYGTWTPNSMLGSIMHELGAAPLQRSAQMLKYITGDLERTNRPLFIDEANYFAGDTAMLDTLRDIHDVSNVPVILIGHEGTERKLIHRAQLARRISEWVEFKPLDAEDARILADTVAEVAIADDLLAELHAHAKGSMGLMTVGLARVEAMAKANGWKRVDADQWAGRAFFLGNAPKSTNGRG
- a CDS encoding N-acetylmuramoyl-L-alanine amidase produces the protein MARSINLLVIHCAATPSGKPLQQGKPGQPGYLNAPQVINAWHAARGFKRDPAACRAFNSHLPSIGYHYVIDLTGEVWTGRAHSEVGAHALNYNANSLGICLVGGAEREGRYTPKQWESLQKVVSMLCNQYVLPTRPPQRNWLGGANWAIHGGVCGHRDLSPDKDGNGLVEAFEWLKTCPGFNVSDWLSTAMTPDPKNVFKETV
- a CDS encoding host-nuclease inhibitor Gam family protein, producing MTTLEATVNLADIERAAKPYAESREGLGMCLTNLNEEIAEVKKRHMPYIKRALNRTAEKHSQLQALVQAAPELFVKPRTVIFHGIKVGYQKGKGGIGFDSAERVVELIQKYLADQADVLIKTTKKPVKKALAQLEVAQLKKIGCTVLATGDAVFIGAVDSEVDKMVDALLGNAVQEAEEQED
- a CDS encoding gp16 family protein — encoded protein: MSNLVPNHRNRELAIIHIAKQQLNMDDESYRAMLWACGRVKSSKDLDYPGRVRVIDHLKKCGFQVDQTKGKAAHPGRPHNMNSEARGPQLSKVEALLTDAGREWAYADGMARRMFKVERVALCHEGQLQKIIAALTYDQKRRAKLAAGAAA